Proteins encoded in a region of the Trichomycterus rosablanca isolate fTriRos1 chromosome 26, fTriRos1.hap1, whole genome shotgun sequence genome:
- the LOC134303594 gene encoding ras-like protein family member 10B: MPPSFRIAVLGAQGVGKSAIVQCFLNDDYSESHVPSRTRRVHLSAAVLNGHVHDLQITDYPAISSFPGSSLQEWSDVCCRGIRSAHVYILVYDICRFDSFEYVKTMRQQILETRTMGASETPILIVGNKRDLQRGRVIPRHNVSDLVRKSWKCAYVECSAKFNWHVLLLFGEALRSVGCVRCKHVHATVRFQRALRRERCTLM; this comes from the exons ATGCCCCCGTCGTTTCGGATAGCGGTTCTCGGCGCGCAGGGCGTGGGCAAGTCGGCCATAGTGCAGTGCTTCCTCAACGATGACTACAGCGAGTCCCACGTCCCGAGCCGCACCCGCCGGGTGCACCTGTCCGCCGCTGTGCTCAACGGGCACGTCCATGACCTGCAGATTACGGACTACCCGGCCATCAGCAGCTTTCCTGGCAGCTCCCTACAG GAGTGGTCGGACGTCTGCTGCCGGGGTATCCGGAGTGCCCACGTGTACATTCTGGTTTACGACATCTGCCGTTTCGACAGCTTCGAGTACGTCAAGACCATGCGCCAGCAGATCCTGGAGACCAG GACGATGGGCGCCTCAGAGACGCCGATCCTCATCGTGGGAAACAAGCGGGACCTCCAGCGGGGCCGGGTCATCCCGCGCCACAACGTGTCGGACCTGGTGCGCAAGAGCTGGAAGTGCGCCTACGTGGAGTGCTCGGCCAAATTCAACTGGCACGTCTTGTTGCTCTTCGGCGAGGCGCTGCGCAGCGTGGGCTGCGTCCGCTGCAAACACGTGCACGCCACCGTGCGCTTTCAGCGGGCATTGAGGAGGGAGCGCTGCACGCTCATGTGA